ttgtagttggggatggaaatttaaGGATTTTtgatggccttcctaagccaagattcagacacggctagaacatctgggttggcggagtgtgctaaagcactgaataaaacaaacttagggaggaggcttctaatgttaacatgcatgaaatcaCGGCTTTTACGGtttcagaagtcaacaaatgagagtgcctggggatgggagtggtgctgggggctgcagggcctgggttaacctctaaatcaccataggaacagaggaggggtagggtaagggtacggctaaaggctataagaactggtcgtctagtgcgtttggaacagagagtaaaaggagaagatttctgggcgtggaagaatagattcaaggcataatgtacagacaagggaatcgtaggatgtgagtacagtggaggtaaacctaggcattgagtgacgatgagagaggttttgtctctagaggcaccagttaaggtcatagcatgtgtggtgggtggaacaaaagggctatcgaaggcatattgggcagggctgggggctctacagtgaaataagacaatcactaaccaaaacagcaatagacaaggcatattgacattagggagaggcatgtgtagccgagtgatcatagagtCCAATGACTAGCAATAGATGAGTCAGGGAGCCGATTCAGTAGTCGCTGCTACGCTAGGCGAGCTgcagacacggcgattcagatagctagcgggccggggctagcagatgggcctctggcgacgtcgcaacggaagagcctgttgaaaccacctcggacgtttacgtcggcagaccagtcgtgatggattggctGGGCTCCATGTCGCCAGTAAAGGGTCCAGGTCAAAacggcaaaagaggtattgtagaccAAGAATTGGCTGGTGGACCTctttggctagccgggagatgggcctagctcaaggctaactggtgcttgcgtcgggacagagacgttagccgtTAGGCTTGCtggtgtccgagttaacggtgaagaccactagcagtggctaactgtgGCTAACTGACTAATCTCCAcccggctgtgccgggtggagattataacagcacatggccaagattttcaaatgttcataaatgaccagcatggtcaaataataataatcatagtagttgtcgagggtgcaacaagtcagcaactcaagagtaagtgtcagatggctttttcatagccgatctttgagagtatctctaccgctcctgctgtctctagagagttgaaaacagcaggtctgggtcaggtagcacgtctggtgaacaggtcagggttccatagccgcaggcagaacagttgaaactggagcagcagcacggccaggtggactggggacagcaaggagtcatcatgacaggtagtcctgaggcatggtcctagggctcaggtcctccgagagagagagaaagaaagaaagaaagaaagagagaattagagagagcatatttaaattcacacaggacaccggataagacaagagaaatactccagatgtaacagactgaccctagccccccgacacaaactactgcagcataaatactggaggctgagacaggaggggtgatgAGGGTTCCGGTTCTAAAAGTATAAacatagcagatccgtaccacattaggtgaggcgggttgcaggagagtatattcagtccgtagatggaaagtaAGATTAAAATATACACGTACAATATACGGGGGGAAACGATATTTACATGGGAcaagacgggacaagacaaaacacacgtccgactgctacgcgaTCTTGGAATGGCGTATGcagatgcaagaaaccactttacaaaatataattcattattattcccataccattattacagagaatcagacaaattatgctaccctctgcctattagcTACtaaaaaatacaacactgcccctttaagacatgaaacaaagctctttacctgactagcttttcaaagatggctagaaagGCACAcatttgtgctcttgtaggaagcaaaaACTCACCCATTGTTGACTAGAAATTAggtataactgggctaataactcactaactagcaaagaacaTGAACAAATATGCACAGGTGGCTACATTCAGCTATCGTTTTGATCTGGCGGCAGCTCATGCTGTAAATACAGTCCATTTCAAAGTAAATGACACAGATCCATATATTGCAATGACTATTTGCATATAGGTCTACTGCAGCTCTGACTGGTTATaacgcaccggtctgtgtagagtacgggcctGAGTCATgcttgtcaatgcaatagaatccaaCTCCAATGCGATCTGCCTAGAAGAAAATCTCTTGCACAGCTGTCTTTTATAATGTCTTgtatagttcgttttgtttcggtacgttacattgaaagtggctaatattgagTTGATTCGAGAATAATTCCCAGAGTAGAGCGAAACGTTAATAGTGTTAACTAAAAGGGGAAACTCTAGAAAGttcagtgaagttcaatctcttgcTTCTCTGAGGGGCTGATATTTATTCTGCGCACTACCCCAttgcgcactaccctctgtagcaccttgcagtcggatgccgggcagttgccataccaaacagtgatgcaaccagtcgggatgctctcgatggtgcagctgaagaactttttgaggattggaggacccatgccaaatcactGTAGATGTGTCAATTTTTTTAAAGCGTAAGGCGTCCATAAGAATTTGCAGAGTGCGGCTGTCCTCTAGGAATGCTGAAGTCATTCAGGGAGCCCTGCATTTTGCCATCTAGAAAGCAGCAGGACAAAAACCAGCCCACATCACACCGAAAAACAAATTAAATCAGGCGAGGAAAAAGAACGACTTTGAGATTGTTGGGAAAGATGTATGTGGGTGCTCCATATAACTCAACCGTGGCCGGAAATGAAGGGGTATTGAATGGGCTTGTACTTGTTTGCAGTTGCCATGGCAAGTAATTTGTCCACAAATATGAACAACTCCTTGGCGGCTTGGCTAGTTACAGACACCCCAATATAAATGGAGTCAAGAGTGTAGAGATTTGTCTCCCACTCTATAGTCCAGTCATCTAGAACACAAGGCTTACCGTTGGGAACCTACAAGTGTTGATAGTGCTTTCTCCTCCATTCATATAAAATTAGGAAAAGTGCTTAATTGGTGGTTGTGCGTagcttttttaatacatttcttcCAAAGAATAattgcatatggaaaatgtccgGCCCCACTGCAATTAACCTTTTTTACATCTGGCTCCTGTAAGAATATAGTTAACTAGCTCTGTAGTAGGCtatacccacactgtatctgtAAGCTGTAGGCTAGAGCACTcatgccaataccagagtgggcacattcgctaTACCTACAGTGGcttgggaaagtatacacccccttggcatttttcctgttttgttgccttacaacctggaattaaaatggatttttggggggtttgtatcatttgatttacacaacatgcctgccactttgaagatgcaacatatttttattgtgacacaaacaagaaataatacataaaaactgaaaacttgagcgtgcgtaactattcacccccccaaagtcaatactttgtagagccaccttttgcagcaattacagctgcaagtctcttggggtatgtttctataagcttggcacatctagccactgggatttttgcccattcttcaaggcaaaattgctccagctccttcaagttggatgggttccactggtgtacagcaatctttaagtcataccacagattctcaattggattgaggtctggactttgactaggccattccaagacatttaaatgtttccccataaaccactcaagtgttgctttagcagtatgcttagggtcattgtcctgctggaaggtgaacctccatcccagtctcaaatctctggtagactgaaacaggtttccctcaagaatgtccctgcgccatccatcattccttcaattctgaccagtctcccagtccctgccgatgaaaaacatccccacagcatgatgctgccaccaccatgcttcactgtggggatggttttctcggggtgatgagaggtgttggtttgcgccagacatagcattttccttgatggccaaaaagctacatttttgtttcatctgaccagagtaccttcttccataagtttgggggagtctcccacatgccttttggtgaacacaaaatgtgtttgcttatttttttctttaaagcaatggcttttttatggccactcttccgtaaagcccagctctgtggagtgtgcgtcttaaagtggtcctatggacagatacaccaatctccgctgtggagctttgcagttccttcagggttatctttggtctctttgttgcctctctgattaatgccctccttgcctggtccgtgagttttggtgggcggccctctgttggcaggtttttgtgatgccatattctttcaattttttaataattgatttaatggcgctccgtgggatgttcaaagtttgggatattttttttataacccaaccctgatctgtacttctccacaactttgtccctgacctgtttggagagatcCTTGGTCTttatagtgccgcttgcttggtggtgccccttgcttagtggtgttgcagactctggggcctttcagaactgtTACGTGGAGTGTAACAGGGGAActcaagagcagactcagacgaggagactgggatgaagtaaccaaggtaaCCAAGGAGAGGAAAACAGTGTCAGGATATGAATAGTAACAAACGGCTAGAaacgtagactgactgagcagagattacgatctggcagcgtggagtatttgtagaggtctttattatggaacaggttgcagctggtggggatctgctctgactccagcacacctgtttccgcccacacaatcacacagagacagagagagagggagagtactgggggagtggcggcaggtcaaggagacacagggtAAGCAGTAGAAGGCGAGTGACACAGAACAGGTGtacatatactgagatcatgtgacagatcatgtgacacttaaataaagttcacctgtgtgcaatctaactaattatgtgacttctaaaAGGTAATtgcttgcaccagatcttattttaggggcttcatagcatagGGAGTgaacacatatgcacgcaccacttttccgtaaaAAACTATTTTTAACAAGTTATTTTGGGGATTTcccttcaccaattttgactattttgtgtatgtccattacatgaaatccaaataaaaatctatttaaattacaagttgtaatgcaacaaaatgggaaaaacgccaaaggggatgaaaacttttgcaaggcactgtactcaACATTTTTTgggacaaaaccatcagtaggccTAGAGTtaaaaatgcaatggaaacccattaactttttattcggtacatgagaATTTAACgacaaaagttatttttatgtgcactacataTTTAAATagacttttatctgcaacaagtaatttgatggaaacaactctgatgggaaaatgcgcatattgtttttatgcagattttagaatatttgcacgaaaatctgtcaccaattgaatggaaacctagctataaaCACCATAAAGACTCAGGCAACTGCGCGAGTCCAGTGTTACTTTGATTATgcctgcacatcatggttcaccagcagccccaaacatctgAAGAATAAGCTACAGACCATAACACGCTTGTAAGAATTTAAACTTAAACTCCcccttataaactcagcaaaaaagaaacatccctttttcaggaccttgtctttaaaagataattcgtaaaaatccaaataacttcacagatcttcattgtaaagggtttaaacaccgtttctcatgcatgttcaatgaaccataaacaattaacgaacatgcacctgtggaacggtcattaagacactaacagtttacagacggtaggcaattacggtcacagttatgaaaacttaggacactaaagaggcctttctactgactctgaaaaacaccaaaagaaagatgcccagggtccctgctcatctgcgtgaatgtgccttaggcatactgcaaggaggcatgaggactgcagatgtggccagggcaatgaattgcaatgtctgtactgtgagacacctaagacagctctacagggagacagaacggacagctgatcgtcctcacagtggcagaccacattaaaaacacctgcacaggatcggtacatccgaacatcacatctgcaagacaggtacaggatggcaacaacaactgcctgagttacaccaggaacgcacaatccctccatcagtcctcCAGAGGACTGTCCGCCTCATTACGGACAGTCCTCCAGACTGTCCGCAATGAGgctgtaggtagcctagtggttagagcgttggactagtaactgaaaggttgcaagatcgaatccctgagctgacaaggtaaaaaaactgtcgttctgcccctgaacaaggcagttaacccactgttccaaggccgtcattggaaaaaattatttgttcttaactgacttgcctagttaaataaagatttaaaaaatgaACAAATCAGtccagagaggctggactgagtgcttgtaggcctgttgtaaggcaggtcctcactagACATCACCTGCAACAATGTTGCTAatgagcacaaacccaccgtcactggaccagacaggacactggcaaaaaagtgctcttcactgacgagttgtggTTTTATCTCACCAGGGTttatggtcggattcgcgtttatcgtcgaatgaGTGTAacacgaggcctgtactctggagcgggatcgatttggaggtggagggtccgtcatggtctggggcggtgtgtcgcatcatcggactgagcttgttgtcattgcaggcaatctcaacgctgtgcgttactgggagacatcctcctccctcatgtggtacccttcctgcaggctcatcctgacatgaccctccagcatgacaatgccagcagctatactgctcgttctgtgtgttatttcctgcaagacaggaatgtcagtgttctgccatggccagcgaagagcccggatctcaatcccattgagcacatctgggacctgttggatcggagggtgagggctagggccatttccccccataaatgtccgggaacttacagtcagagtggggtaacatctcacagcaagaactggcaaatctggtgcagtctatgagaagatgcactgcagtacttaatgcagctggtggccacaccaggtactgactgttactttggattttgacccccccctttgttcagggacacattattccatttctgttagtcacatgtctgtggaacttgttcagtttatgtctcagttgttgaaccttgttatgttcatacaaatatttacacgttaagtttgctgacaataaacgcagttgacagtgagaggatattttttttttgctgagctaAACTTATCTGGAGGTGGAGCATTTTGTTGGTCTTTATCTATGTAATTGTATATGTATTTCGGGAAAAAAAATAGGGATTACGTAGGAAATAAGTCACCGACTTTATTGTGCAATCCTGCAATCCACttaaaaataaatacacacacattaaaatgtattactgacaaataaaatcaatcaattgatcaatccaaactgtgcagcGCTCATTTGATGAAtgaaaagagacatctgttaTAAAAAAACTAAAAGTTTAATGACATTTAGAGATTGTCCAATCAAGCCTTCGATACTGGGTAGGCCTTCAAGGTAGGGatggatgtattttctctctgttgAGATTGACAGTCTATTTATTGTGGTGCTGAAAACACAAAATGATATTGAAGTGCCCGAAGTTGGTAGgtatgctttgtttattggttatctggtgcattggcacagaaacatGTTTGTggcatacagtaccattcaaaagttttagaacacctactcattcaagggtttttctttatttgttctattttctacattgtagaataatacagtcgtggccaaaagttttgagaatgatacaaatattaatttccaaagtttgctgcttcagtgtctttagatatttttgtcagatgttactatggaatactgaagtataattacatgcATTTCATaggtgtcaaaggcttttattgacaattacatgaagttgatgcaaagagtcaatatttgcagtgttgacccttctttttcaagacctctgcaatccgccctggcatgttgtcaattaacttctgggacatatcttgactgatggcagcccattcttgcataatcaatgcttggagtttgtcagaatttgtggggttttgtttgtccacccgcctcttgaggaaaCAGAAGACCGAGAGagttgggggggaaaaaaagcgCAAACATTTAGCAATCTGGCTATAAATTAGTAAATCTCAGAGCATTAACTAGCTACACAATGTCTGAAGAAAAGCCAAAGGAAGGAGTGAAGACTGAAAACGACCACATCAACCTAAAGGTTGCGGGTCAAGATGGGTCAGTAGTCCAGTTCAAAATTAAACGGCATACTCCGCTCAGCAAGCTGATGAAGGCGTACTGCGAAAGACAGGGTTTGTCAATTAGACAGATACGGTTTAGATTTGACGGACAGCCAATCAACGAGACCGACACACCTGCACAGCTTGAGATGGAAGACGAGGATACCATTGATGTATTTCAACAACAGACCGGAGGAGGGTCCTTCCTCTCGGAGGCTTCTCTTAAAGGCGTATGGACCCCTCTgagtctcctctccctctgaggACAGAAACACAGTTGAAGAGCAgcaacttttatttttttattattaaataaTTGTTCcgcttgttttttgttgttgttgtattttgtGATCGATCTGCTCGTAGCCATGGTCTTATCCTTTTCATGATCGCAAGCTGGATTTCATGCCACCAATTCACAAATGTCTTGTTTATATTCGTATTTTGGATGGACTATAAACTGCTTGTAgtcatgttttggagaatgtgtgtTTGTCCCGTGTGTGAAACAATGGGGGGGGGTTCTACTCATTCaggatttgtcccaaatggcaccctattcctctccactacactaaacaaactagtgcactatagggtgccattttgggacatgTATTAAATCTACCATAGGTTGAGGGACTTGAACAGGTCTCATAATATGCAAATGatatgtgtatttttttttttttttaggtattttttttgGGTCTGCTGTTAAGTACATTTTGCGAAATATACAGTCCAAGTGATCAATTGTCATTTTTAAACCTGTACAATGTGTTGAAGGAATATTGTAAAATGGGGGTGCTCTACCGCTGGTGCCATTATGATTGAATTGCTGTGTCTCTCTGGAACAAAGGCTAAACAGAAACGCCTATGAAAGAAAAGTTTCAGGTCTATTTTTTCAACGTCGCTTGAAAGGATTCGACTTACCTTTCACAAGTCTTGTTTGgtttccaatttgtaagtcgctctggataagagcgtctgctaaatgacttaaatgtaaatgtaaatgattgaGCACaatttctcaatgggattaaggtctggggagtttcctggccatggacccaaaatatcgatgttctgttccccgagccacttaggtatcacttttgccttatggcaaggtgctccatcatgggGCCTCCTGGGTGGCACAGTAGtctgtgccaccagagactctgggtttgagcccaggctctgtcgcagccggccgcgaccgggaggtccatggggcgacgcacatttggcccagcgtcgtccgtgttaGGGAGGGCTTGgcccggcagggatatccttgtctcattgcgcactagcgactcctgtggcaggccgggcgcagtgcatgctgaccaggtcgccaggtgtacggtgtttcctctgacacattggtgcagctggcttccgggttggatgtgcgttgtgtcaagaagcagtgcggctaggttgggttgtgtttcggaggacgcatggctcgagaccgtcgcctctcccgagttgtacgggagttgcagcgatgagacaagactaactactaccaattggataccacgaaattggtgagaaaaaaggggtaaaaaacaatacaaaaatgCTCCATcaagctggaaaaggcattgttcgtcaccaaactgttcctggatagtTGGGAGAagctgctctcagaggatgtgttggtaccgttctttattcatggctgtgttcttaggcaaaattgtgagtgagcccacacccttggctgagaagcaaccccacacatgaatggtctcaggatgctttactgttggcatgactgatggtagcgctcaccttgtcttctctggacaagcttttttccggatgcccctaacaatcggaaaggggattcatcagagaaaatgactttaccccagtcctcagcagtctaatccctgtaccttttgcagaatatcagtctgtccctgatgttttttgctggagagaagtggcttctttgctgcccttcttgacaacaggcaatcctccaaaagtcttccacTCACTGTgcttgcagatgcactcacacctgcctgctgccattcctgagcaagctctgtactggtggtgccccgatcccgcaacaagtaatctaacaaattcacaacaactaccttatacacacaaatgtgaagggatgaataagaatatgtacatataaatatatggatgagcgatggcgtgcggcataggcaagatttagtagatggtgtagaatacagtatatacatatgagatgagtaatgtaggatatgtaaacattattttagtgccattatttaaagtgacaccactatgtaaacattattaaagtgacacaTTTATTAAGTCTGTTTATTTAAGTgaccagagatttgagtctgtatgttggcagcagccactcaatgttagtgatggctgtttatcagtctgatggccttgagatagaagctgtttttcagtttctcggtcccacctttgatgcacctgtactgaccttgccttctggatgatagcggggtgagcaggtagtggctcgggtggttgttgtccttgatgttctttttggccttcctgtgacatcaggtgctgtaggtgtcctggaggacaggtagttatccccggtgatgcgttgtgatGCTACCCTCTggaggcaagacagttaagaacaaattcttatttacaatgacggccgaagaacagtgggttaactgccttgttcaggggcagaaaaacaggtttttaccttgtcagctcagggattcgatctagcaacctttcggttactggcccaatgctctaaccactaggctacctgccacggtTGAGggcagttgagggcggtgcaattgctgtaccaggcgatgatacagcccgacaggatgctctcaattgttcgtgagtgttttagatgacaagccaaatttcttcagcctcctgaggttgaagaggcgctgttgcgccttcttcaccatgctgtctgtgtgggtgggtactttggtgttaaatgctgagctgtagtcaatgaacagcattcttacataggtattcctcttgtccagatgggatagggaagtgtgcagtgtgatggcgattgcatcgtctgtggacctattggggcagtaagcaaattggagtgggtcgagggtatcaggtagggtggaggtgatatggtccttgactagtctcttaaagcacttcatgatgacagaagtgagtgcaattgggcgatagtcatttagttcagttaccttagctttcttgggaacaggaacaatggtggccatcttgaagcatgtggggacaacagactggaatagggattggttgaatatgtctgtaaacacaccagccagctggtctgcgccagaggtcgaccgattatgatttttcaacgccgataccgattattgctGGACCAAAGgggccgatgccgattaatctgccatttttttaaatttgtatttatttatttgtaataatgacaattacaacaatactgactgAACACTGTTATTTTAACTTAGTATAATAACTAAATAAAatgaatttagcctcaaataaatattgaaacgtgttcaatttggtttaaataatgcaaaaacaaagtgttggagaagaaagtaaaagtgcaatatgtgccatgtaaaaaagctaacgtttaagttccttgctcagaacatgagagtcttcaatattcccaggtaagaagttttaggttgtagttattataggaatttttctctctataccatttgtatttcatatacctttgactattggatgttcttataggcactgtaatattgccagtgtaacagtatagcttccgtctctatcctcacccctacctgggcttgaaccaggaacacatcgacaacagccaccctcgaagcatcgttacccatcgctccacaaaagccgcggcccgggcagagcaaggggaacaactacttcaaggttacagagcgagtgacgtcaccgattgaaacgctattagcgcgcaccccgctaactagctatctatttcacatcggttacaccagcctaatctctggagttgataggcttgaagtcataaacagctcaaggcttgaagtcataaacagctcaatgcttgtagcacagtgaagagctgctggcaaacgcaagaaagtgctgtttgaatgaatgcttacgagcctgctgctgcctaccaccgctcagtcagactgctctatcaaatatcaaatcatagacttaattataacataataaacacacagaaatacgagccttaggtcattaatatggtcaaatctggaaactatcattttgaaaacaaaacgtttattctttcagtgaaatatggaaccgttccgtattttatctaacgggtggcatccataagtctaaatattcctgttacattgcacaaccttcaatgttatgtcataattatgtaaaattctggcaaattagttcgcaacgagccaggcggcccaaactgttgcatataccctgactctgcgtgcaatgaacacaagagaagtgacacaatttgcctagtttaatattgcctgctaacctagatttcttttaactaaatatgcaggtttaaaaaatatatactgctgtgtattgattttaagaaaggcattgatgtttatggttaggtacattcgtgcgaCGACTGtactttttttttgcaaatgcgcaaatgcgcttttgttaaatcttCCCCCGTTTggcggctgtctttgttaggaagaaatagtcttcacacagttcgcaacgagctaggcggcccaaactgctgcatataccctgactctgttgcacgcAACGCaatagaagtgacacaatttccctagttaaaataaattcatgttagcaggcaatattaactaaatatgcagatttaaaaatatatacttgtgtattgattttaagaaaggcattgatgtttatggttaggtacacattggtgcaacgacagtgcttttttcacgaatgcgcttgttaattcacccatttggcgaagtaggctatgattcaatgataaattaacaggcaccgcatcgattatatgcaacgcaggacaagctatataaactagtaatatcatcaaccatgtgtagttaact
The sequence above is drawn from the Salmo salar chromosome ssa22, Ssal_v3.1, whole genome shotgun sequence genome and encodes:
- the LOC106594705 gene encoding small ubiquitin-related modifier 3; translation: MSEEKPKEGVKTENDHINLKVAGQDGSVVQFKIKRHTPLSKLMKAYCERQGLSIRQIRFRFDGQPINETDTPAQLEMEDEDTIDVFQQQTGGGSFLSEASLKGVWTPLSLLSL